A single window of Bacteroidia bacterium DNA harbors:
- the aceE gene encoding pyruvate dehydrogenase (acetyl-transferring), homodimeric type: protein MTDKREIENQEWIQSLKWVTEHEGRERAQELLTLLQNIADKAPASQALITTPYVNTIPPSEEVAYPGNLKIEQKLLGLVRWNAMAMVVRANRQAEGIGGHISTYASFATCFETGFHHFFKGGTEADMVYFQGHAAPGIYARSFMEGRLSEKDMDNFRRELKPEGGLPSYPHPMLMPEYWRFPTVSMGLGAIEAIYQARFNRYLHHRKIKDTSGCNVWVFLGDGEMDEPESTGALTLAAREKLDNLIFVINCNLQRLDGPVRGNGKVIQELESLFRGAGWQVIKVLWSSAWDKLFAKDTDGALREALADLVDGQLQHFAFAGGKYMREHFFSKNEKLKALVADTSDEELDALHWGGHDPEKVFNAFKRAVEHTGQPVVVLAQTVKGFGQGASAGEASNISHKTTMMDDSQLRDFRDFFHIDVADENLTEIPLIRPDKNSEEGRYLLSQRKSLGGFLPERNPRGPEFRPPATELFEEFYKGSGDSEIPTTKVIVQLLQKLLSDEATKDAIVPIVPDESRTFGMDSLFRTAGIYASQGQQYDPVDKDNLLFYNESKEGVLIEEGITEAGAMSTFIAAATAYSNHGINMIPFFVFYSMFGFQRIGDLIWAAADARSRGFLVGGISGRTTLAGEGLQHLDGQSHVYALSVPGLMAYDPAFAYELTVIVQDGIRRMYSEQEDIMYYLTVMNEAYRQPQMPEGSRDGILRGMYRFRKSSRSNGRKVHLLGSGAILPETITAAEKLEEHYDVAADIWSVTSWKALYDDARAQEDSTLFSGKKGAGKSYIHECFDGEEGVIVAATDYLKALPQSVAHHFPLRFIALGTDGFGRSDTISALRNFFRVDAKHIMVAALSGLAAEGKMEKKEVEKIAGELGVRE from the coding sequence ATGACGGATAAAAGAGAAATTGAGAACCAGGAGTGGATTCAATCGCTGAAATGGGTAACAGAGCATGAAGGCAGGGAAAGAGCACAGGAACTCCTTACGCTGCTGCAAAATATTGCAGACAAAGCCCCGGCATCGCAGGCGCTGATTACCACGCCCTACGTCAATACCATTCCGCCCAGCGAAGAGGTTGCTTATCCCGGAAATCTCAAAATCGAACAAAAGCTGCTTGGCCTGGTGCGCTGGAACGCTATGGCGATGGTGGTGCGGGCCAATCGCCAGGCGGAGGGAATTGGTGGCCACATTTCCACATACGCATCTTTTGCCACCTGTTTCGAGACGGGCTTTCATCATTTCTTTAAAGGCGGAACAGAAGCTGACATGGTATATTTCCAGGGCCATGCTGCTCCCGGAATATATGCCCGTTCCTTTATGGAAGGCAGGCTCAGCGAAAAGGATATGGACAATTTCAGGCGGGAGCTGAAACCCGAAGGTGGGCTGCCCTCCTATCCGCATCCGATGTTGATGCCGGAATACTGGCGCTTTCCCACTGTTTCCATGGGCCTGGGGGCGATAGAAGCCATTTACCAGGCACGGTTCAACCGGTATCTTCATCACCGGAAAATCAAGGATACGAGCGGGTGCAACGTATGGGTATTTTTGGGTGATGGCGAAATGGATGAACCTGAATCTACCGGGGCGCTGACTTTAGCTGCCCGTGAAAAACTGGACAACCTGATTTTTGTCATCAACTGCAACCTCCAGCGCCTGGATGGACCGGTGCGTGGCAATGGAAAGGTAATCCAGGAACTGGAAAGCCTGTTTCGCGGGGCAGGATGGCAGGTTATCAAAGTATTATGGAGCAGTGCCTGGGACAAGCTTTTTGCAAAAGATACAGATGGAGCACTCCGGGAAGCGCTGGCAGACTTGGTTGACGGCCAGTTGCAGCACTTTGCCTTCGCTGGCGGCAAGTACATGCGGGAACATTTTTTTTCTAAAAATGAAAAGCTGAAAGCCCTGGTTGCTGACACGAGTGATGAGGAACTCGATGCCCTGCATTGGGGCGGGCATGATCCTGAAAAGGTATTCAACGCCTTTAAACGGGCGGTGGAGCATACCGGGCAACCCGTGGTCGTGCTGGCGCAAACGGTAAAAGGATTTGGCCAGGGTGCATCAGCAGGCGAGGCCAGCAACATCAGCCACAAAACCACGATGATGGATGATTCCCAATTAAGAGATTTCAGGGATTTTTTCCACATAGACGTGGCGGATGAGAATCTTACCGAAATTCCCCTGATCCGTCCTGATAAAAACAGTGAGGAAGGACGATACCTTCTGTCGCAGCGAAAATCTCTTGGCGGATTTCTTCCGGAAAGAAATCCCAGGGGTCCGGAATTCAGGCCCCCGGCAACTGAATTATTTGAAGAATTTTATAAAGGAAGCGGAGATTCAGAAATTCCTACCACCAAAGTCATCGTGCAGTTGCTGCAGAAACTGCTCAGCGATGAAGCCACCAAAGATGCCATTGTTCCTATTGTACCCGATGAATCGCGCACTTTCGGGATGGATTCGCTCTTCCGGACGGCAGGCATTTACGCTTCGCAAGGACAGCAATATGATCCGGTAGATAAAGATAACCTCTTGTTTTACAATGAATCAAAGGAGGGTGTTCTGATTGAAGAAGGCATTACAGAAGCCGGAGCCATGAGCACATTTATCGCAGCAGCCACCGCTTATTCTAACCACGGAATTAATATGATCCCTTTTTTCGTGTTTTATTCCATGTTCGGCTTTCAACGGATTGGCGACCTGATCTGGGCAGCAGCCGATGCCCGTTCAAGAGGATTTCTGGTGGGCGGCATTTCCGGCCGCACCACCCTGGCTGGCGAGGGCCTGCAACACCTGGATGGACAAAGCCATGTGTACGCTCTGTCGGTTCCCGGACTGATGGCCTATGATCCTGCATTTGCTTATGAACTCACAGTTATAGTGCAGGATGGGATCCGGAGAATGTATTCAGAACAGGAAGACATCATGTACTACCTTACGGTGATGAACGAAGCTTACCGCCAGCCACAAATGCCGGAAGGTAGCCGGGATGGTATTCTTCGCGGAATGTACCGGTTCCGGAAATCCAGCCGTAGCAATGGCCGGAAAGTCCACCTGCTTGGCAGCGGAGCCATTTTACCGGAAACCATAACAGCAGCCGAAAAGCTGGAAGAACATTATGATGTAGCGGCCGACATCTGGAGCGTAACAAGTTGGAAAGCGTTGTATGACGATGCACGAGCACAGGAAGATTCAACATTATTTTCCGGAAAAAAGGGGGCCGGAAAAAGCTACATCCACGAATGCTTTGATGGAGAAGAGGGCGTGATCGTAGCGGCTACAGATTATCTGAAGGCGCTGCCGCAAAGTGTTGCGCATCATTTTCCACTTCGGTTTATTGCATTGGGCACGGATGGCTTTGGGCGCAGTGATACCATTTCAGCCCTCCGCAACTTCTTCCGGGTGGATGCGAAACACATTATGGTAGCCGCACTATCAGGCCTGGCCGCTGAGGGCAAAATGGAGAAGAAGGAAGTCGAAAAAATTGCCGGGGAACTAGGCGTGCGTGAATAA